In a genomic window of Bradyrhizobium ontarionense:
- a CDS encoding toll/interleukin-1 receptor domain-containing protein — MPFQHPCFISYRNHDQSEIAERFITDLCEALRNELALRIEEDLFVDREGLRAGALYNPALARALCQSACMIVVYTPTYFSKRHTYCAREYRAMEALEQLRLGRLQRRLDREHGLIIPIVLRGEDLMPGAIKNNRHYYTFERFSLTSRSLARNATFEREIRNIAAAVHSRWQLFVPIADAITCDCDAFDLPSEAEIQPWLDQMIQPTSPFPFRAG, encoded by the coding sequence ATGCCATTTCAGCACCCCTGTTTCATCAGCTACCGCAATCACGACCAGAGCGAGATTGCGGAGCGGTTCATTACCGATCTGTGCGAGGCGTTGCGCAACGAATTGGCGCTGAGGATCGAGGAGGATCTGTTCGTCGATCGCGAGGGTCTGCGTGCCGGCGCACTGTACAATCCGGCGCTGGCGCGCGCGCTGTGCCAAAGCGCCTGCATGATCGTCGTCTATACGCCGACCTATTTCAGCAAGCGGCATACCTATTGCGCCCGCGAATATCGCGCGATGGAAGCGCTCGAGCAGTTGCGGCTGGGGCGCCTTCAACGACGGCTCGACCGCGAGCACGGCCTCATCATCCCGATCGTGCTGCGTGGGGAAGATCTGATGCCCGGTGCGATCAAGAACAACCGGCATTACTATACGTTCGAGCGCTTCTCCCTGACGTCCCGCAGCCTCGCCCGCAACGCGACCTTCGAGCGCGAGATCAGGAACATCGCGGCAGCGGTTCATTCGCGCTGGCAGCTGTTCGTGCCGATCGCCGATGCCATCACCTGCGACTGCGATGCCTTCGACCTGCCGTCGGAGGCGGAAATCCAGCCCTGGCTGGATCAGATGATCCAGCCGACCAGCCCGTTTCCGTTCCGGGCGGGCTGA